A single genomic interval of Flavihumibacter rivuli harbors:
- a CDS encoding VOC family protein, whose translation MASINPHVNFNGNAEEAFHFYKSVFGGEFSKLVRFKDLASEAFPVAAHEANKIMHIALPIGNSILMANDVPEILGRTNENENRSKIVVRAESKAEADKLFNGLSAGGQTEMPIADSPWGTYFGMFRDKYGIEWMVEFDPANKG comes from the coding sequence ATGGCAAGTATCAACCCTCATGTTAATTTCAACGGCAATGCCGAAGAAGCCTTCCATTTTTACAAGTCGGTATTCGGCGGTGAGTTTTCAAAACTCGTCCGTTTCAAGGACCTGGCCAGTGAAGCATTTCCGGTGGCAGCTCATGAAGCCAATAAGATCATGCACATTGCCTTACCAATTGGCAATAGTATTTTAATGGCCAATGATGTACCTGAAATCCTGGGACGAACCAATGAGAACGAGAACAGGAGCAAAATTGTGGTCAGGGCAGAAAGCAAAGCAGAAGCCGACAAACTATTCAATGGCCTGTCGGCGGGAGGCCAGACTGAAATGCCGATTGCTGACAGCCCCTGGGGGACCTATTTCGGGATGTTCCGGGACAAATATGGCATTGAATGGATGGTGGAATTCGATCCCGCCAACAAAGGGTAA
- a CDS encoding GrpB family protein produces the protein MLIQKYSSQWVRDFTDIKAELEKGLSGLECSIEHVGSTSVPNLDAKPIIDIDIIYPNPAAFSRIRSGLEKIGYYHNGNQGIEDREVFKRSGAIKNEVLDSIMHHLYVCPIHSPALERHLLSRDHLRANEWARATYQQMKYEIAAEVNQDRKKYAALKEERVNAFIDLIIAKEKLKTNPVQNTGKEP, from the coding sequence ATGCTCATCCAGAAATACTCCTCCCAATGGGTTAGGGATTTTACCGATATCAAAGCCGAGCTGGAGAAAGGCTTATCCGGTCTTGAATGCAGCATCGAACATGTCGGAAGCACCTCCGTTCCCAACCTGGACGCCAAACCAATCATCGACATCGACATCATCTATCCGAACCCTGCAGCTTTCAGCCGGATCAGATCGGGGCTGGAGAAAATCGGCTATTACCATAACGGGAACCAGGGTATTGAAGACCGCGAGGTCTTTAAAAGAAGCGGGGCAATAAAAAATGAGGTATTGGACAGCATCATGCATCATCTTTATGTTTGTCCCATCCATAGCCCCGCACTGGAAAGGCACCTCCTGTCCAGGGACCATTTGCGAGCCAATGAATGGGCCAGGGCAACCTACCAGCAAATGAAATACGAAATAGCGGCGGAAGTCAACCAGGACAGGAAAAAATATGCCGCACTGAAAGAGGAACGGGTGAATGCATTCATTGACCTTATTATTGCCAAAGAAAAACTCAAAACCAACCCCGTACAAAATACCGGGAAGGAACCATAA
- a CDS encoding sugar O-acetyltransferase translates to MKTEKDKMLAGELYNPLDAELSDLRLKARRLLKDLNDTREDQTEERMRLLKELMPDAGTDLWLQPPFYCDYGFNIKLGDKVFFNFNCVVLDVAPVSIGSRTLIGPNVQVYTAMHPMDYQERASGLEYAKPITIGNDVWIGGSAVICPGVSIGDRAVIGAGSVVTRDIPSDVFAAGNPCRVIKAIDKK, encoded by the coding sequence ATGAAAACAGAAAAGGATAAAATGCTGGCGGGTGAATTGTATAACCCCCTGGACGCAGAACTCTCAGACTTACGGCTGAAGGCAAGGCGCTTGTTGAAGGACCTGAACGACACCAGGGAAGACCAAACCGAAGAACGGATGCGTTTACTCAAGGAGTTGATGCCAGACGCAGGGACCGACCTTTGGCTGCAACCGCCCTTCTATTGCGATTATGGTTTCAATATCAAACTTGGGGACAAGGTCTTTTTCAACTTCAATTGCGTGGTATTGGATGTAGCACCGGTAAGCATTGGAAGCCGGACCTTAATCGGCCCTAATGTCCAGGTCTATACCGCCATGCACCCCATGGACTACCAGGAAAGGGCCAGCGGCCTGGAATATGCCAAACCGATCACCATCGGGAACGATGTCTGGATCGGCGGCAGTGCGGTCATCTGTCCGGGAGTAAGCATCGGCGACAGGGCTGTTATTGGCGCGGGCAGCGTGGTAACCAGGGACATCCCATCAGATGTATTCGCGGCAGGTAACCCATGCAGGGTAATAAAAGCAATTGATAAGAAGTAA
- a CDS encoding 2'-5' RNA ligase family protein has protein sequence MTLFVAPEDATPIEQIRQQYNPLQFEIIKAHVTLCREDEIENIEPVIANLLSLTKTKQPILIGFGKVTRFDNGKGLYLPAANDNEEFDELRSKILNGIIENPRKHEAHITLMHPRNSTCTDEIHKQVQTIDLPTQLYFNTISLIEQKDGGQWKIVHEFNMEDGI, from the coding sequence TTGACTTTATTTGTAGCGCCCGAAGACGCTACTCCAATTGAGCAGATCAGACAACAATACAATCCCCTACAATTTGAAATAATAAAGGCCCACGTTACATTGTGCAGGGAAGATGAAATAGAAAATATTGAACCAGTAATAGCCAACCTTTTATCCTTAACAAAGACGAAACAGCCGATCTTGATTGGGTTTGGCAAGGTTACAAGGTTTGACAACGGGAAAGGACTTTACCTTCCAGCAGCAAATGATAATGAAGAATTTGACGAATTACGCAGTAAGATTTTAAATGGGATTATTGAAAACCCGAGGAAACATGAAGCCCATATAACCTTAATGCACCCAAGAAATTCAACGTGCACTGACGAAATCCATAAACAAGTGCAAACAATAGATCTGCCTACCCAATTATATTTCAACACCATTAGCCTTATTGAACAAAAGGACGGCGGACAATGGAAAATAGTACATGAATTTAATATGGAAGACGGCATATAA
- a CDS encoding matrixin family metalloprotease, with protein sequence MDKKDYEYVYTEFRKVYPQLQLKAPIPLPDDAFNRTRNRYRADSLIRYLRDRTPGKSVTIGLTGRDISTTKGEIHDWGVMGLGYRPGKACIASSYRLNPGQKQQQFFKVAIHEIGHTQGLHHCPVSTCYMRDAEGGNPTAAETGFCPSCKAHLTKKGWGL encoded by the coding sequence ATGGATAAAAAAGATTATGAATACGTATATACCGAATTCAGAAAAGTATATCCCCAGCTCCAATTAAAAGCCCCCATACCCCTTCCTGATGATGCCTTTAACCGAACCAGGAACAGGTATCGCGCGGACTCCCTCATCAGGTACTTAAGGGATCGTACACCCGGAAAATCCGTAACCATTGGACTCACGGGCAGGGATATCAGTACCACCAAGGGGGAGATCCATGACTGGGGCGTAATGGGACTGGGCTATCGTCCTGGCAAAGCATGCATAGCTTCTTCCTACAGGCTAAATCCCGGACAAAAGCAGCAGCAATTCTTTAAGGTAGCCATTCATGAAATCGGGCACACCCAGGGACTTCACCACTGTCCTGTCAGCACTTGCTACATGCGCGATGCCGAAGGCGGGAACCCAACTGCAGCAGAAACAGGATTTTGTCCGAGCTGCAAAGCCCATCTTACAAAAAAAGGTTGGGGGCTTTAA
- a CDS encoding YqjF family protein: MKTVKAILSYVDHRPWALPRAQWTYYQEWNRALFLHWKVPERQLSKLVPTPLLLDTYNNEAWVTLVAFTMERIRPKGLPAVPFLSNFHEVNIRTYVRSGDKPGVYFLSIEASKSLSAYTARMLSGLPYEPATILRQGEAFQRYASTNTNRHFHLDASFTIGKKELNKSALDLFLTEKYCLYMEKEGSLFRYDIHHQPWELLQIEQINLDINYRVGELDILEKPDLVHYSDGVKVIAWDKVLAGT; this comes from the coding sequence ATGAAGACAGTCAAAGCCATTTTAAGCTACGTAGACCACCGCCCCTGGGCACTGCCCCGTGCACAATGGACCTACTATCAGGAGTGGAATCGCGCCTTGTTTCTTCACTGGAAAGTACCTGAAAGGCAGCTCAGCAAACTAGTACCTACTCCGCTCCTATTAGACACCTACAATAACGAGGCCTGGGTTACTTTAGTCGCCTTTACAATGGAGCGGATCCGACCCAAAGGACTGCCAGCAGTCCCTTTCCTATCCAATTTCCACGAAGTAAACATAAGGACCTACGTCAGATCAGGTGATAAGCCAGGCGTTTATTTCCTGAGTATAGAAGCCAGCAAGTCACTGTCGGCGTATACAGCAAGAATGCTGTCCGGCCTTCCTTATGAACCAGCAACTATCCTGCGTCAGGGAGAGGCATTCCAACGGTATGCATCAACCAATACAAATCGGCACTTCCATCTGGATGCGTCATTTACCATTGGCAAAAAGGAATTGAATAAGTCTGCTCTTGACCTTTTTCTCACTGAAAAATATTGCTTGTACATGGAAAAGGAAGGATCACTATTCCGTTATGATATCCATCACCAACCTTGGGAACTATTACAGATAGAACAAATTAACCTGGATATCAACTACCGGGTTGGAGAACTAGATATTTTAGAAAAACCAGACCTTGTTCACTACTCGGACGGAGTAAAGGTGATTGCCTGGGATAAGGTACTGGCAGGAACCTAA
- a CDS encoding CPBP family intramembrane glutamic endopeptidase — translation MTKMKQPDTQYSLTKILAVWALSAIPMGILAFIITPLVASATNWPPLIVYWIATLIGLVWQFALSLVILKKEGHPLNWSTMAKRGKYQKPISPKTGKPNNWLLLWTIPFIILSALIQSGKINLPPVDSLLTPFIRNLPQYDLSSLATQEFKGAWWILALFILTSLFNYLLGEEYIYRGILLPKMNGVFGKWDWFFNGILFGLYHLHKPQIILSTALYFGFVFAFPSRLFQSSWMAVIIHGLEGVLGIILILGIILGLS, via the coding sequence ATGACAAAAATGAAACAACCGGATACACAATATAGCTTAACAAAGATCCTGGCGGTCTGGGCTTTGTCTGCCATACCCATGGGTATTTTGGCTTTCATCATCACGCCTTTAGTGGCCAGTGCCACAAACTGGCCTCCCTTGATCGTTTATTGGATAGCTACTCTCATAGGACTAGTATGGCAGTTTGCACTTTCCCTGGTTATCCTAAAAAAGGAGGGACATCCATTGAATTGGTCGACGATGGCAAAACGCGGTAAATACCAAAAACCCATAAGCCCCAAAACAGGCAAACCCAATAATTGGCTGCTATTATGGACCATCCCCTTTATTATCCTCAGCGCTTTGATACAATCCGGAAAAATCAATTTACCCCCGGTAGATTCCTTGTTGACACCATTTATCCGGAATTTACCCCAATATGACCTATCCAGCCTCGCTACCCAAGAATTCAAAGGTGCCTGGTGGATCCTGGCATTATTCATACTCACAAGCCTGTTCAATTACTTGCTAGGCGAAGAATACATATACAGAGGCATACTTCTGCCTAAAATGAATGGGGTATTTGGCAAATGGGATTGGTTCTTTAACGGCATATTGTTTGGACTCTATCATCTCCACAAACCTCAGATCATACTATCCACGGCCCTCTATTTCGGCTTTGTATTTGCTTTCCCATCCAGGCTATTTCAATCCAGCTGGATGGCAGTCATTATCCATGGACTGGAAGGGGTATTAGGGATCATTCTGATACTGGGAATAATCCTGGGATTATCATAG
- a CDS encoding antibiotic biosynthesis monooxygenase family protein, with the protein MILEVAILNVKKGEEEDFERDFLTAGKYISSINGYVRHTLRKCLEQDNKYILLVDWETLEDHTVGFRQSAEYLEWKKLLHHYYDPFPIVEHYETIIESGSTINN; encoded by the coding sequence ATGATTTTAGAAGTAGCTATATTAAATGTAAAAAAGGGTGAAGAAGAAGACTTTGAAAGGGATTTCCTTACAGCCGGAAAATACATTAGCTCCATAAATGGATATGTAAGACATACCTTAAGGAAATGTCTGGAACAGGACAACAAATATATATTACTTGTCGATTGGGAAACCCTGGAAGACCATACAGTCGGATTTAGACAATCTGCAGAATACCTTGAGTGGAAAAAGCTACTGCATCACTATTACGATCCATTTCCAATAGTTGAACATTACGAGACAATTATTGAAAGCGGAAGCACAATCAACAACTAA
- a CDS encoding OmpA family protein: MKALLMTTTVALLLLSANPAGAQIINPKKVLEKKATKKTNEVINKEAEKAVDTVLTGKKNPKEQSQKETQAAEDTVVRPSSSGEPTLESYSKFDFVPGEKVLFFDDFSQDAVGDFPAAWNTNGSAEVVTTNLYPGKWMKFVMHECVWTDDLLKLPDNYTIEFDIVPLGGLEGAGMSGWQLRLMQAKNAKAWDGGSAPGNGGFKLHVEYFGRPGYSTWLYGDECSKANMSGYVNDENLKEKINQKYHIAIWVQKSRLRLYQDQHKIIDLPKAFPTGCVKPDRLRFEYGAAMISNVRIAIGAPDMRSKLITEGKLVSYGIYFDVNKDVVKPESYGTLKGIADVLNENPDVKIKIIGHTDSDGNDAANLDLSKRRAAAVKNELVKTFTIDASRIETEGKGETQPVASNDTPSNKALNRRVEFVKQ; the protein is encoded by the coding sequence ATGAAAGCCCTTTTGATGACAACCACGGTTGCCCTATTGTTATTATCGGCAAACCCGGCAGGAGCACAAATCATCAATCCCAAGAAAGTACTTGAAAAGAAAGCAACCAAGAAAACCAACGAGGTCATCAATAAGGAAGCGGAAAAGGCGGTAGACACTGTTCTTACTGGTAAGAAAAACCCCAAAGAGCAGTCTCAAAAAGAGACTCAAGCTGCCGAAGATACGGTGGTTCGTCCATCCTCCAGTGGTGAACCTACATTAGAATCCTATTCCAAATTTGATTTTGTGCCAGGGGAGAAAGTTTTGTTCTTTGATGATTTCAGCCAGGATGCTGTCGGCGATTTTCCTGCTGCGTGGAATACAAATGGTTCAGCAGAAGTGGTGACCACTAACCTTTATCCCGGAAAATGGATGAAGTTTGTGATGCATGAATGTGTATGGACAGATGACTTGTTGAAATTACCAGACAACTATACCATAGAGTTTGATATTGTACCGCTGGGCGGACTGGAAGGGGCGGGCATGTCGGGCTGGCAGCTAAGGCTCATGCAGGCCAAGAATGCAAAGGCCTGGGATGGCGGCTCTGCACCTGGAAACGGCGGATTTAAACTGCACGTAGAATATTTTGGGCGCCCGGGATACAGCACCTGGCTGTATGGCGATGAGTGTTCCAAGGCCAACATGAGTGGATATGTTAATGATGAAAACCTGAAAGAAAAGATCAACCAGAAGTATCATATTGCCATCTGGGTACAGAAATCAAGGCTCCGGCTTTACCAGGATCAGCATAAGATCATTGATCTACCTAAAGCCTTCCCCACCGGTTGTGTAAAACCGGATCGCCTCCGGTTTGAATACGGGGCAGCCATGATCAGCAACGTAAGAATTGCCATAGGCGCCCCTGATATGCGCAGCAAACTCATTACCGAAGGAAAATTAGTGTCCTATGGCATCTACTTTGATGTGAATAAGGATGTGGTCAAACCAGAATCCTATGGCACCCTCAAAGGCATTGCCGATGTGCTCAATGAAAATCCTGATGTAAAAATCAAGATAATTGGCCATACCGATTCGGATGGCAACGACGCCGCCAACCTGGATCTGTCCAAACGCAGGGCTGCTGCTGTAAAGAACGAACTGGTGAAAACCTTTACCATTGATGCCAGCCGCATTGAAACGGAAGGGAAAGGGGAAACACAACCAGTTGCTTCCAATGATACACCTTCCAACAAGGCGCTTAACCGAAGGGTGGAATTTGTAAAACAATAG
- a CDS encoding STM3941 family protein, with translation MNEQVEIPLNKKKMLPLLLGALAFSLTGIWMINLALRVKNQLISQVIFFVIGLSALLFFGLVALVMLMKIFSNKAGMTITDEGMIDNASGISVGFIGWNEIKKIQYTQNGNFTTLVVFVKKPEKYLERESNFLKRLAMRMNHKISGSPIHITASFLDINLYTLNEMIATKRFQQKTKNGLD, from the coding sequence ATGAACGAACAGGTAGAGATCCCATTGAACAAGAAAAAGATGTTGCCGCTCTTACTGGGGGCACTGGCATTTTCCCTGACAGGGATCTGGATGATCAACTTAGCCCTTAGGGTCAAAAACCAACTGATCAGCCAGGTCATATTCTTTGTCATTGGACTTTCCGCCCTCTTGTTCTTTGGCCTGGTTGCCCTGGTGATGCTAATGAAAATATTCAGTAATAAGGCAGGGATGACCATTACAGATGAAGGCATGATCGATAATGCAAGCGGCATATCCGTAGGCTTCATCGGCTGGAATGAGATCAAAAAGATCCAATATACCCAGAACGGTAATTTTACCACCCTGGTGGTGTTCGTTAAAAAACCTGAAAAATACCTGGAAAGGGAATCCAATTTCCTCAAAAGGTTGGCCATGCGGATGAACCATAAAATATCCGGATCACCTATCCATATCACAGCCAGTTTCCTTGATATAAACCTATACACCCTGAATGAAATGATCGCCACCAAACGATTTCAGCAAAAGACCAAAAACGGGCTGGACTAA
- a CDS encoding alpha/beta hydrolase has translation MAGCHQNSASQSKEHQSSVVSAVQYGSEGINKMDIYKPSPDSNNGKLILYVHGGGWYTGSKTEAAHWAKELQGLGHSAVCLDYALANKSPDNCYPRKLMDIEKAIAFMKWNEKSGWIQKRIPHNS, from the coding sequence ATGGCTGGTTGCCACCAGAACAGCGCCAGCCAATCCAAAGAACATCAATCGTCAGTTGTTTCAGCTGTTCAATACGGAAGTGAGGGGATAAACAAAATGGATATCTATAAGCCCTCTCCGGATTCCAACAATGGCAAGTTAATATTGTATGTTCACGGTGGGGGCTGGTACACTGGCAGCAAGACTGAAGCAGCACATTGGGCTAAGGAATTGCAGGGTTTAGGTCATTCGGCAGTTTGTTTAGATTACGCATTGGCAAATAAATCCCCAGATAACTGCTATCCCAGGAAGCTTATGGATATTGAAAAAGCCATAGCGTTTATGAAGTGGAATGAGAAAAGCGGGTGGATTCAAAAAAGAATACCACACAATAGCTAA
- a CDS encoding dihydrofolate reductase family protein, with protein MAKLIMWNLMTLDGYFEGTQPWDLSFHQTVWGTELEQLSIRQLHAAAYLVFGRKTYEGMADYWTKETGEIADLMNSIPKLVCSKTLQSADWNNSTLISENASAEIRKLKAGSEKDLFVFGSANLSETFIHDDLFDEYRICIVPVLLGNGHPLFRKGAGVKSLSLLSTQPLETGGVVLRYSKQ; from the coding sequence ATGGCAAAACTGATCATGTGGAACCTAATGACGCTTGACGGCTATTTTGAAGGAACCCAGCCTTGGGACCTGAGCTTTCACCAAACTGTTTGGGGGACTGAACTCGAACAACTCAGCATCAGGCAACTCCATGCAGCAGCCTATCTTGTATTTGGCCGAAAGACTTATGAAGGCATGGCCGACTATTGGACAAAAGAGACAGGTGAAATTGCCGACCTGATGAATAGCATCCCCAAACTCGTATGCTCCAAGACATTGCAATCGGCCGATTGGAACAATTCCACCCTCATCAGTGAAAATGCCAGTGCGGAGATCAGGAAACTGAAAGCCGGATCGGAAAAGGACCTGTTTGTTTTTGGCAGCGCTAATCTTTCCGAGACATTTATCCATGATGACCTGTTTGACGAATACCGCATTTGCATTGTTCCGGTCCTGTTAGGCAATGGGCACCCCCTTTTCAGGAAGGGAGCCGGAGTCAAAAGCCTATCCCTCCTTTCCACCCAGCCACTTGAGACAGGTGGGGTGGTGTTAAGATATTCAAAACAATAA
- a CDS encoding c-type cytochrome, whose protein sequence is MRKTYIPLIAGLVFTATCFTQCSNNKTNEPVTTATTEAEKPLYGGYASQAEWGEHLVTIGGCNDCHTPKKMTPMGPVDDSTLLLSGHPEKLPAPEVDRKAMESKGLVVTADFTAWIGPWGISYSANLTPDATGLGYWKEEQFLFALKNSVSKGLPGGRPLMPPMSMMPVKHMTDDELKAIFAYLKTIKPIKNNSVQPTPPVLVRK, encoded by the coding sequence ATGCGTAAGACTTACATTCCCCTTATCGCAGGCCTGGTATTTACCGCGACCTGCTTTACCCAATGTTCCAACAATAAGACTAATGAACCAGTAACCACCGCCACTACCGAGGCAGAAAAACCGCTTTACGGAGGGTATGCATCCCAAGCCGAATGGGGAGAACACCTCGTAACTATTGGAGGTTGCAATGACTGCCACACCCCCAAGAAAATGACACCTATGGGTCCAGTTGATGACAGCACCTTACTGTTATCGGGGCATCCTGAAAAGCTACCCGCACCAGAAGTGGACAGGAAAGCCATGGAAAGCAAAGGATTGGTCGTTACCGCAGATTTTACCGCCTGGATAGGTCCCTGGGGCATTTCTTATTCAGCCAATCTTACACCAGATGCAACAGGATTAGGCTATTGGAAGGAAGAACAATTCCTTTTTGCGTTAAAAAATAGCGTCAGTAAAGGGCTTCCCGGGGGAAGACCACTCATGCCACCCATGTCAATGATGCCGGTTAAACACATGACTGATGATGAGTTGAAGGCCATATTTGCCTACCTCAAAACCATTAAACCTATAAAAAACAATTCTGTCCAACCCACCCCTCCGGTATTAGTAAGAAAGTAA
- a CDS encoding ester cyclase, which yields MYTYSIPLFSRFSIIVLLVYFHSTAFGQATKLSNQNKQMINKYFEVVINAHNLDRKGNFFQPDYTWHTMDGKTTQSSQDTSHNATLRWLFSAIPDVHYTIDHILAEEDMVAVNTTATGLAKSELFGLPAGLKKVRYQQMFFYRLKDGKIAEQWEVVDRDGLMEQLGKQ from the coding sequence ATGTATACCTATTCAATCCCCCTGTTTTCCAGGTTTAGCATCATTGTACTACTCGTCTATTTTCATTCCACCGCTTTCGGGCAGGCGACCAAGCTTTCCAACCAAAACAAACAGATGATCAATAAATACTTTGAGGTAGTCATCAATGCCCACAACCTTGACCGTAAGGGAAATTTTTTTCAACCAGATTATACCTGGCACACGATGGACGGAAAGACGACACAAAGCAGCCAGGATACCAGTCATAACGCCACTTTAAGATGGCTCTTTTCCGCTATACCTGATGTTCATTATACCATTGACCATATCCTGGCAGAAGAAGACATGGTAGCCGTAAATACAACCGCTACAGGCTTAGCAAAAAGCGAATTGTTCGGTCTGCCAGCAGGACTGAAGAAGGTCCGCTACCAACAAATGTTCTTTTACCGACTGAAAGACGGGAAAATAGCGGAACAATGGGAAGTAGTTGACAGGGACGGCCTGATGGAACAATTGGGAAAGCAATGA
- a CDS encoding DUF2846 domain-containing protein — protein sequence MKKWHIVLFLMITTYCQLQAQSDKATVYLLRSVGPDQYVPYFTYLDSTLLCKLGNGKYSVHEVAPGEYKFHAQYKGKLKPSPETDLTVNLESGKTYYISVNIATKAFAKGSFYCEQLSEEEGQKRAEVFKLDKKCQ from the coding sequence ATGAAAAAATGGCATATCGTACTGTTCCTGATGATCACCACCTATTGCCAGTTACAGGCCCAAAGCGATAAAGCCACCGTATACCTGTTGAGGTCTGTCGGCCCGGACCAGTATGTGCCCTATTTCACCTACCTGGACTCCACCCTATTATGCAAACTGGGAAATGGAAAGTATTCCGTCCATGAGGTAGCGCCGGGGGAATATAAATTCCATGCACAGTATAAGGGCAAGCTGAAACCCAGTCCCGAAACAGACCTCACCGTCAACCTGGAATCCGGGAAAACCTACTACATCTCCGTTAACATTGCCACCAAGGCCTTCGCAAAGGGAAGTTTCTATTGTGAACAACTGAGTGAGGAAGAAGGCCAGAAAAGGGCAGAGGTTTTTAAATTGGATAAGAAATGTCAATAA
- the bla gene encoding BlaB/IND/MUS family subclass B1 metallo-beta-lactamase: MQIILTILLFTISQFTAFAQQEAKPLKISHLKGDFYIYTTYSTYQGEQIPANGMYLLTDDGAVLFDTPWDTTQFQPLLDSIQTKHQQKVTLCIATHWHSDRTEGLEYYRQQGIKTYTTILTDECSKKNNKKRAEFLMSKDTTFHTGQYSFETYYPGEGHTADNIVIWFGKERILYGGCLIKGSTAKDLGYLGDANTFAYETTLRQVKAKCPDPEYIIISHSDWKDKNSLDHSIQLAKKLKKKIKSI, from the coding sequence ATGCAAATCATCCTCACCATCCTGCTCTTCACCATTTCCCAGTTCACGGCCTTTGCCCAGCAGGAAGCAAAGCCATTAAAGATATCCCACCTGAAAGGCGATTTTTACATCTACACCACCTATAGCACTTACCAGGGGGAGCAAATACCCGCCAACGGGATGTACCTGCTCACTGATGATGGGGCAGTATTGTTCGACACACCATGGGACACCACCCAATTCCAGCCCTTACTAGACAGCATCCAAACCAAACACCAGCAAAAAGTAACCCTGTGCATTGCCACGCACTGGCATAGCGACAGGACAGAAGGACTTGAATACTACAGGCAGCAAGGCATTAAAACCTATACCACGATCCTCACCGATGAATGCAGTAAAAAGAACAATAAGAAAAGGGCTGAATTTTTAATGTCGAAGGATACGACCTTCCATACCGGGCAGTACTCCTTTGAAACCTATTATCCCGGCGAAGGCCATACCGCAGATAATATTGTGATATGGTTTGGCAAAGAGCGCATCCTGTACGGCGGCTGCCTGATCAAGGGATCAACTGCAAAAGACCTGGGCTACCTGGGGGATGCCAACACTTTCGCCTACGAAACCACCCTTCGACAGGTGAAGGCCAAATGCCCGGACCCCGAATACATTATCATATCCCATAGCGACTGGAAGGACAAGAACTCACTCGACCACTCCATCCAACTGGCAAAAAAGCTTAAAAAGAAAATAAAGAGTATCTAG